GGAGCCGCGTCCGCCTATCGTGCCTTCCTGGAGACGGCGGCGGACGCGTCGGCCAGGCCGGTGCTCTTCCACTGCACGGCGGGGAAGGACCGCACGGGCTGGGCCACCGCGGTACTGCTGATGATCCTGGGGGCCTCCCGGGAGACCGTCCGGGCCGAGTTCCTCGCGGTGAACCCCGCCGTACGCCTCGCCTTCGCCCCCTCGGTGCAGCGCTTCCTCGACGCGGGCGGCGATCCCGCCATCGCCTCCGCCGTCATCGAGGCACGGCCCCGCTACCTCGACGTGGCGCTGGACGCGGTGGAGGAGAGGTGGGGCGGGCTCGACGGCTATGTGCGCAGCGGGCTGAGGCTGCCGGAACCGGTGGTGGAGCGGCTGCGAGCGGAGCTGACCGTCCCCGTCGGTGTGCCGGTGTAGGCACGGGGCGGCGGTCGGGGAACGCTTGAGCGGCCGGGAGGCACGCGGACGGTGTGTCCGTGTGCCTCCCGGCCGCTCGTGTTCCGGGTGTCGTCCGGGGCCCTTCCGGACCAGGGTCAGACCGCCAGCAGCCGGTCGGTGAGGTCGCGGTAGTGCTGGAGCACGATCCGCAGCTGCTCGGTCCGCTCGCCGTTCCGTGCGCCCGGGCCGTCCGGGTTCTCCTCGGTGCGCAGCGCGGTGCTCCGCTCGGTGAGCGCCTTGACCAGGTTCTCGGTCACGGCGTCCAGAGTGGCACCGGCCTCCCGGACCGCGCGCTGCGGGTCCTCGACGAAGTCGCTGACCGCGTCCCGCATCCGTCGTTCCAGCTCGTCGTGGTCGGCTCCCGCGAGCAGGGCCCCGTCGAGGCCGGAGCCGCGGCCGTTCGCGCCGTTCGCGGCGGTCTCGTGGCGCGTGCCGGCGGCGTCCGTCTTCGCGCCGGGGGTGCGGGGCGAGCCGGTGCGGTCCGTGCCCGTCCCCGCGCCGAGGGACCCGGTGCGGTCCACGCCGGTGGCCTCCGTGCGGCTGCTGCGGGCGGTGTGCTCCGCGTCCGCCGCGTTCTTCGTACCCGTACGGTCCACGCGCTCCGAACCGTCCGTACGCTCGGGGTGGTCCGTCGTGCCACCGCTGCCGGGGCGGTGGGCGCGGCTCCCGTCGGCAGGCGTGGTCTCCACCCCCGCCGCCTTCGTCCTGGGGGCGTGTACGGGCTCGGCGCCCGCCGCGCGCTCCGGAACGGGTGCGGTCCGGGTCCGGTCGGAGGCCTCGGAAGTCACCCCTGAGCGCGCCTTGTCGTCCGTGGAGACCGTGTCGTCCGTGCGGCGGGCGTCTGCCGCCCCGTCGACCCGTTCACCGTTCGTAGAAGATCCGTAAGTCATGACGTCACACTTCCCTTCGCGTCGTGCTGCTTGTCCATGTCCGTCCGGCCCCGCTCGACCTGCTGCCCGGTCGGGTTCCCGAGCAGCGTGTCGAAGAGGGCACGGGCCCCGACGAGGTCCTTGCGCAGTTCCTCGGTGCCCCCCGAACCGTCGCGTGCCCCGTGCACCCGGCGGTAAGCGTCGACGTGCGCGCCGTGGTGGACCGACAGCGCCTCAGCGCGGTCCTCGGCACTGCCCGTCTCCGGGAAACCACGGTCCCGGGAAAGCTCGTCGAGGAGGTCACCGGCCTCGGCGACCGCGTCCTCGGGAGCGTCGACGAACCGCTCCTGCACCCGGGTCCAACGCGCGGTGTACCGCTCCCGCGCCTCCGCCGACAGCGGCTGCGCGCTGATCGAGCCGTGCCGCTTCACCCGCTCCCCGAGCTCCTGCTCGGCAAGCTTGGTGTCGCCCTGGTGGCGGGCGAGTACCCGGTCGTACTCGGGTCCGAAGCGGCGCTTCAGCCCGCCTGCGCCGGTCGCCCGGCCGCGCTGGAGGAAGTAACCGGCGATCGCCACGACGACGACCACGCCAACGATGATCAGTACGGTCGTCATGAGCGCGTCTCCCGCCGTTCGCTGTCCGGTACGCAGTTCTCTCGCACGGTCGTCAACTCCCTCCGATCCGGGCTCCGGCCGGTTGGTCCGGCCGAGCGGGGTGCGTGACGTCGTGTACCCCCGACCGGCGGTTCGAGACAGCGCCGTTCGCACAGAGGTGCTGGGTATCGTGGAAGCGCCGCGACCGGAGTACGGAAGAAGAGGTGTGCCGTGACCGAACGCAAGCCCCCTGGTGTCAGTTTCGACTCGTGGGTGGACCGGCAGATCCACGAGGCCGAGCAGCGCGGTGACTTCGCCTCCCTGCCCGGCTTCGGCAAGCCGCTCCCCGGACTCGGACGTACCTACGACGAGGACTGGTGGATCAAGGAGAAGATGCAGCGCGAAGGTCTCTCGGTCCTCCCGCCCGCCCTCGCTCTGCGCAAGGAGGTGGAGGACGTCCGCCGTGCGATCGCCGAAGCGGTTTCCGAACGCCGGGTGCGGGAACTGATCGGGGCGGTCAACGAGAAGATCGACGAGGCCGTACGGATGCCTCCGCCCGGCCCACCGCTCAACCTCGGGCGCCTCGACGTCGAGAAGACGGTCGGCGAATGGCGCGCGGCGCGCTCCGGCCGCGCCGGTCAGGACGCGTCCGGCCGCTCGTGACGGCCGGCGCGGCCGGCGGGACGCCCGGGTGAGCATCAACGCGTCCGGCGGCTGGGCCGCGTGGCTGCGGCGGATCCACGCACGCTGTCGCCCGAGCGTCCCGTGACCGTTTGCCTCCACCGCCGTTGATCAACGGAGGCCGCACCCGCCCCCACAGTGTCTGAGGGGCGCGCGTCCGCCCGCCGTCCTGTGCGCGGGAGGACGTTTGCGGTGTGGCGAAGGCCGGTGGGCGAAGGCCGGGAACGTACGACCGGAGTACCGAGTGGTCAGCGCCCGAAGTCCTTCGGTGGCTGACCACTTGGTCCGGACGGTGAAGCGGGCATGTGTCAGCCCAGCGTGTACTCCAGAACGTAGGAGTGGCTGCCGTGCTCGGACTGGTCGATCTCGAAGGTACCCGTGATCCCCGCGAGGTCCCCGGAACCTGTTCCCTGGGCCACGCGGATCACTATCTGCTCGCCGTGGCTCCCGGGCGCGCTGTGCTGGAAGACGAACGAGCCTGTGCGGCCGTCGAGTTCGCCGGTGAACCGCTCCACGGCGACATAGGCGGCGGGGCTGCCCGCGCTGTCGGCCACCGACAGCATGTGCACGGTGCTGGTGCCGGCCAGACCGCCTCGGAAGGTCTTGCTCATCCGCACGCGGCCGAGCGCGGCACCCGGGCCTTTGTCGAGCACCTCCGGTTCGAATGACGTGACGTCGAACGATCCACTGGCCTTCGCGGTCATTTTGCAACCCCCAGATCTCGGTCTTCTGTATGGCCCAGCAGCCTCGCACACGGCACTGACATCGATGCCGCCACCCGGCCTCCGGTGGCCGTGGCTCGGGCACCGACCAGCGCACGACGCCCGATCAGGTGGCCGGATCCGAACCCGTCTCCGCGAGGCTGATCGCCGCCCGCCGCATCAGAGCGCGCCGCAACGCGCGAACCTCGTCCTGCGTGCGCGCGGCGCCGTGCACCGCTTGTCGCAAGGTGCGCTCCGACTGTTCCAGGGACCGCTGGAGCCTGTCAGCCTCCTCCCGGACGACAGCGCTCCCGTCCCTGACGGGACCGTTGGACCGGACGAAGTCGGCCAGCGCACTCCGCTTTCGGTACGCCGACATCTGAAGAGCCACGAGAGCATCCGGCACCTGGGGCATCATCCGATCGTCACCACCCGTGCCCAGGCGGACGGCGTGTCGGGAACGCAGCCGGGATCGTCCTCGCCGTGGCCCGCCGGGCGGGAGCGGGGGAAGAGCCCCACCACCGGCCGGCAGGGCGGCCTCGTACTCGGCCGGGGCGTCTGTCCGTCGGTCAGGACCGCGACCACGCCCGGCCGCGGTCTGCGCCGGAGACCCGGCAGCAGCGCCCCGGGAATGCCGGCGGAGCGCCGGGAGGGACGGCCGTAGCTGTAGTCGTCGCCCGCTCCGGAACCGGAGGCGGCAAAGCGGACGGCCGCGCCCAGCAGCCGGTCCAGGGGGCGGTACCTGTCGTGCCCGGTTACGGGGTACCGGGCCGGAGTGAGCGTCAGCCCCGGGCGCAACCCCTGCGCGGCGATCCTGGGCATGCGCCACCGCGGCGGATCCGGGGCCGGTCGACGCAGATCGGTCCGTACCGAGGCCGCGGGTTCCCGGCCGTGGGTACGCGCCAGCCGGCGCAGATCGAGACCGACATCGATACCCGCGGCGGCGCACGCGCCCGCCCAGTCGCCCACGTGCCGACGGGCGGTCGCTTTTTCGATCATGGAGGGCGGCACGGCGAACTCTCGCACGCGCGGCCAGAAGGAGAGCCGGGAGTCTCCGTACGCGATCCGAGTGAGCATCAGCACTCACCTTGCGCGGACGGGTCCCCCAATCTGAAAAGGGAGTGTGCAGTCATGGCGGGGATCCTAACTCCCCCTCCTTCGGGGGCGCCAGAGAGTTTCCGATCATGATGCCGGGCCTCCGCCTCGTCCGGCGGCGAGGGACGGGGGACACGCCGTACGGTCCCTGAGCGACAATTGGCGTCATGGACGCGCGGAGCACCGACCCCGGTGCGGTACTCATCAGGCGGGCCGTCGCCAAGGACGCCAAGCGGCTGACCCGCCTGGTCAGGACGTCGCGGGCGTACGAGGGCCACTGGGCGCCCATGGTCGAGGGGTACCGCGTCGGGCCCGACTACATCGAGGCCCACCGGGTCTTCGTCGCGGTCGCCGGAGCGGGAACCGGTCCCGGTACCGGAGCCGGAACCCCCGTGCTGGGCTTCTACTCCCTGGTGCTCGACACGGGCGAGCCGCACGGCCCCGCCGCCACCGGTGAACTGGACCTCATGTTCGTCGCCGACGCCGCCCAGGGGCGCGGGATCGGCCGCCGCCTCATCGACCACCTGCGTGAGGAGGCCTCCCGGGCCGGCCTGGACGCCGTCCGGGTGGTCTCCCACCCGCCGGCCGAGGGCTTCTACCGCAGTGTCGGCGCCGAACGCACCGGTACCGTTCCCGCGACCCCGCCGTACGTGATGTGGGACCGGCCCGAACTGATGCTCCCCATCGCCTGAGCGGCGCCCGCCCGGGACAGCGAGTCCCGGGGCCGGCATTGAAGCGTCGAACGGCCCGGTGGCCCGACCTTGTCACCGCGCCGCAGCCGGTCCGCGCCCGCCGCACGGGCCGGGAGCCATTCCTCCCACGGGTGACGACTCGATCCGTGACACCACCAGGCGAGGGGGACGTGCTTGCGGTCTGCCGTGGTGCGGCACTGGGGGCCCTCGCCGCCGCGGCGGCGCTCAGGTCGTCAGGCGGTCCAGGAGCGCGGGATGTTCTGCCAGGGCCGATCTCAACATGGCTCGGGCATGGGGCCTGAAGAAGTCGAGGTCGGCCGACCGCCAGTCGATGCCGCCCAGGGGTGGCCGCGGGTCGTACTCGATGAGGAGCTGGACCGTGCGGGCGGTCTGCTCGCCCGCGAGGCGGCCGACCAGGTGGAGGGCCATGTCGATACCGGCCGGCACCCCGGCGGCGGTGAGCACGGGGCCGGCCTCGACCCAGCGTTCGGTGACGGGCGTCGCGCCGAACTTGGCCAGCAGGTCGCGGAATCCCCAGTGAGTGGTGGCCCGGCGACCGTCGAGCAGGCCGGCGGCACCCAGGATCAGGGAGCCGGTGCACACCGAGCCGACGACCTCAGCCGTCCGCGCGGCCCGGCGGATCCAGCTCAGCAGGGGCTCGTCGGCCAGTGTGGCGAGGGTCGGCTCGGTCCCACCGGGCACGATCAGCGCGAAGGACTCGGGGACCTGGTCGAATGGGCGCGCTCAGTGGCCCGCGGCCTGGTCACCTGTCTGCAACGGCCGGGCAACCAGGCACAGATGGGCATGTTCACAGCGGCCCCAGTACTCACGAACAGCCTGGTCGGGCGAGTCGTCGATCACATCGCCGGCCACTTGGCCGGCAACCTGACCGCAACCGCACTGGCAGCCGAGGCGGGGGTGAGCGAACGCCATCTGACCCGCCTGTTCATCGACCACCTTCTTCCGCAGGCCCCCGGCCAGGTGGATTCCCGGTCCCGCCGTCGGCGGGCGGCGCGACCGGGACGCGGCTCAGCCGATCGGGCCGAAGATCTCGGTGCGGTCGAAGTCGGCGTCCGTGCCGTCCAGTCCCGCCCGCGCCAACGCATTGCGCAGCTTCTCGTGCACCCGCTGCGGCTTTCCGCCCGGGGCGATGTCACTGTCGGTCGGCAAGAACGCCCTCCCGTCGCAGCCAGGCCTCGCACGCGGTCGTCCAGGACGCGGTGTGCGGCTCGCGCGCGATGAACTTGTGCGGCTCGCCGCCGTATTCCACGCCGTCGGCCAGGCCGATGCCGTGGCTGCCGCCCGGGTAGACGTGCAGCTCCACCGGTACCGCGGCGGCCGCCAGCGCCCGGGTCCATTCCAGGGCGTTGGGCAGGCCCGGCGGGTCCTGAGCGGTGGCCCATACGAAGGCCGGACACACCGACGCGTCCAGATGCTTGGCCGGGGACAGCTCGTCCTTGATGGGCAGCAGGTCGCCGAGCAGGTTCTCGACCACCGACGGCGGCAGCAGGTCGAGATCGGCCAGCGCATAGGCCAGGATCGCGAAGTCCGGTCGGGGCGGGTCGGCGACGTCCTCCTCGACGGACAGGACCCGGCCGGTCATGAGCAGGCCGGCGAGTTGGCCACCTGCGCTTGATCCGATGACGCCGACCCGGCCGACGTCGAGCCCGTGGTCGCCGTTGCGGATGTGGTCCAAGCCGGCCCGGGCGTCTTCGAGCGGGGCCGGGAACCGGTCCGGCAGCAGCCGGTAGGACAGGACGAACGCGTGGATGCCGAGGCCGGACAGCCAGCGCGCGTAGCCTTCGCCCTCGTGCGGCGGAAGTTCCCGGAATCCGCCGCCGGGCAGGAC
The DNA window shown above is from Streptomyces sp. NBC_00247 and carries:
- a CDS encoding tyrosine-protein phosphatase; translation: MQTARAVPATTVVNLRDLGGIALSHGQRVRQGILLRSGQLSELDPEHDMAVVALGVRTVVDLRTADERHWAPDRLPPRARLFVADVLGGNPGVAPARLRALLADPAAAEEALGGGRAEEVFAQTYRQMVLSPGAASAYRAFLETAADASARPVLFHCTAGKDRTGWATAVLLMILGASRETVRAEFLAVNPAVRLAFAPSVQRFLDAGGDPAIASAVIEARPRYLDVALDAVEERWGGLDGYVRSGLRLPEPVVERLRAELTVPVGVPV
- a CDS encoding J-domain-containing protein, which gives rise to MTERKPPGVSFDSWVDRQIHEAEQRGDFASLPGFGKPLPGLGRTYDEDWWIKEKMQREGLSVLPPALALRKEVEDVRRAIAEAVSERRVRELIGAVNEKIDEAVRMPPPGPPLNLGRLDVEKTVGEWRAARSGRAGQDASGRS
- a CDS encoding DUF3224 domain-containing protein — translated: MTAKASGSFDVTSFEPEVLDKGPGAALGRVRMSKTFRGGLAGTSTVHMLSVADSAGSPAAYVAVERFTGELDGRTGSFVFQHSAPGSHGEQIVIRVAQGTGSGDLAGITGTFEIDQSEHGSHSYVLEYTLG
- a CDS encoding GNAT family N-acetyltransferase gives rise to the protein MDARSTDPGAVLIRRAVAKDAKRLTRLVRTSRAYEGHWAPMVEGYRVGPDYIEAHRVFVAVAGAGTGPGTGAGTPVLGFYSLVLDTGEPHGPAATGELDLMFVADAAQGRGIGRRLIDHLREEASRAGLDAVRVVSHPPAEGFYRSVGAERTGTVPATPPYVMWDRPELMLPIA
- a CDS encoding DJ-1/PfpI family protein codes for the protein MPGGTEPTLATLADEPLLSWIRRAARTAEVVGSVCTGSLILGAAGLLDGRRATTHWGFRDLLAKFGATPVTERWVEAGPVLTAAGVPAGIDMALHLVGRLAGEQTARTVQLLIEYDPRPPLGGIDWRSADLDFFRPHARAMLRSALAEHPALLDRLTT
- a CDS encoding alpha/beta hydrolase, coding for MEASYRKVAPAIPTPIAQRITLYPAEDRFFGPRPAVLVLPGGGFRELPPHEGEGYARWLSGLGIHAFVLSYRLLPDRFPAPLEDARAGLDHIRNGDHGLDVGRVGVIGSSAGGQLAGLLMTGRVLSVEEDVADPPRPDFAILAYALADLDLLPPSVVENLLGDLLPIKDELSPAKHLDASVCPAFVWATAQDPPGLPNALEWTRALAAAAVPVELHVYPGGSHGIGLADGVEYGGEPHKFIAREPHTASWTTACEAWLRREGVLADRQ